Below is a genomic region from Leptospira bourretii.
AGCCGTCAGCAATATAATGGTTGTTATTGATTCGTTCCACTCGCATCCCTTGGAAGATGGTGAGCGCCATTGATGTCACAGAACGTTCTTTCAAAGGTGCAATCAGATAGGTTTGATACGATTTGCCAAGAACACGTTCTAAGGCTTTGATTCCGGCGGAAGAAATTCCGTCGTCATTGGTAATGAGTAAATTCAAATTAAAAACCGCCCGAAATCGATTGGAGGATACTCGTTGCCGTATATAAATTCATAAGGAAAGGAAAGATGATGGTAAGTCCAAGTGCATAAAACGAAAACCGAAGCGAATCACGATTCCTTAGTTCGTAGATGGACTTTAAACCACGAGAAACTACCAGGCTATAGAGCAAAATAAAACTGAGGAGTAAAAAAAGCCCTGACCCAAGCCCCGAAAGTCCCAATGCATGAAATACAATACAAACAGGAGCAAATAACAAAAAAAGTACGACGGAGTGTCTTGCAAAGAGGATCAAAAATAAAAGTTTCGGTGTCCTTCCCTTTTTTTGTACATAATAGTCAGCCACTAGTGAATAAAAAAAAGGAAAAAATCGAAACAAAAACAAATTGGCGATAAAACCAAAAAACAAAAACGACAAAGTAGAAATGGTGTATGGAGCAGAAAGTATACTCATTCCCACTGACAAAGATAAGGCGGAAAGGATGGAAAACATCCAACTGGACACAGGACTTGCTGCAAAAGGGATCTCTTGGACCTCCTCCGAATACCGAAGGGGATCCAAAAATACCAATTCTAATACATCCACTAAATCGAAGAAAAAATCTCTCATAACATTAATTTTCCAAGTGCTGTTGGTAAGATGACCAAAACTTGAGATTGGATGAGAGATCTAATTTTGGATACATGAGAATTGTCTCCAAAAAAGCTTACACCAATCGATTGTAAAAAACGATCAAAGGGAGAGATCTCTTGTTCAAAAAGTGGAATGAGACCATCGTATTGGCAAAGTTCAGAAAGTTTTTTATGAGCTTCGCGTCTTCCACCAATGTCATCCACAAGTTTGTTACGGAATGCATCTTCTCCGGAATAGATTTTTCCTTCAGCTAACTCTTCGATGGATTTAACCGTTTTGTTTCTTCCTTTGGCAACATCTTCCACAAACTTACGATAGGTGTCTTGTAACTGTTTTCCAATCATATCATCTTCTTCGTTTGTAGAATCACGAAATGGAGAATACATATCTTTGTATTTCCCTGCTTTGTAAGTGCGGACACCTACTCCATAACGATCCAAAAGCCCTTTTACGTTAGGTGCAAACGAGATGACGCCAATGGAGCCTGTAATGGTTCCGTTCTGAGCAAAAATATAATCGGAAGCTGCGGCGATATAATAACCACCGGAGGCAGCCACATCTTTCATACTCACCACAATCTTTTTGGTTTTACGCAAATGAAGGAGTTCGTTGAAAATTTCTTGGGAAGCAGCGACCGTTCCACCTGGGGAATTGATTTCGACTAGGATTCCTTTGATATTTCCATCTTCTTCCAATTCACGTAATTGGCGTAAAACGGTATCAGCACCCGTAGAGTCAAATGTGGATTCCCCAGAGTGGATCTCACCTACGATCGGTATGACGACAGCACCAATTTCACTGGCTTGGAAAAGACCACCACCGGTCCCACTAGAGAAACGGGCAAGGCTTGATCCAGATACCAAGATGGCAATTCCGAGAATTGTGGCAATGGTGGAGAACAAAAAGGAGAGAAAGAGAAGAAATTGGTTTCTTTCCATAAACTCCCACAAGCAAAACCTTGCAAAAACTCGAGTCAACTTTAATAATTCTTTACTTTTTTTTAGAAAAAGTTTATTTTCCTTGTACGGGCTAACCGAAAATTAGACAGGTAGTCACAGGATTTATGTCCAGGCACCGCCGAGACATAAGGCCTTTACCAAGGAAGGTAGGACATGGATGTTCGTCTCAATCGTCTCCTCAACTCAGCCGAAAAACTAATCCAGGACAAAAAGGACAGTAAAGATGTCTCTGGAAAATCAGGAGTTCCTGTACAAAAGTCAGAGGAAAAATCCGACTTTGTTGTCAGCCTTCCTGTTCAGTACCACAATATCCAATCAAGGCTCACGGAATTGCAAAAACAACTTTCCAAAGAACAATCTCGGATTGGCCTTTTGGAAGATAACTCACAAGAAGAAGACAAACTCAAAGAACTTCTTTTTGAAGGAGAACCACTATTCCCAGAGTTAGGTGAAGGAAAAGTAACCAAACCGGAAATTTTAGAAAACAGCAAAGGTAATATTTCCAGTCTCCTTGCGGAACTAAAGAAAAAGGAAGTTGAGAGCGAAAATATCTTTTCTCTTGGAATGATGTTAAACCCAGAAGAGTTCAAAGGTAAAATCGGAACTTTGTCTGCTTCTTCTATGAAACCAATTTCTGAAACAATGGTGAAACGACTTCTCGGCAATTAATTGGAATTAAAACGTAGCCTCAATACTTTTGATTCCATCTCCG
It encodes:
- a CDS encoding LIC10415 family protein, which translates into the protein MDVRLNRLLNSAEKLIQDKKDSKDVSGKSGVPVQKSEEKSDFVVSLPVQYHNIQSRLTELQKQLSKEQSRIGLLEDNSQEEDKLKELLFEGEPLFPELGEGKVTKPEILENSKGNISSLLAELKKKEVESENIFSLGMMLNPEEFKGKIGTLSASSMKPISETMVKRLLGN